The Sporomusa termitida genome has a window encoding:
- the smc gene encoding chromosome segregation protein SMC gives MLLRRLEAYGFKSFAERTELEFGRGITAIVGPNGSGKSNISDAIRWALGEQSLRTLRGTRLEDVIFVGSANRRPLGVAEVSLIFDNTDGRLPLDFSEVTITRRVFRSGDSEYYINKTPCRLKDIHDILADTGLGRESMTVIGQNKVDEILSSKPEERRLLFEEAAGITKYKQRKREALRKLDDTEQNLIRVSDITSELESQLEPLKESAARTGTFNKLNAELIACQATVLLERLSKAERLVASANLEQTHLTDSSIAAQTRLTSTETAKESLVLQAAQTDAQIAHTDKEISEVATEIERLDSRSGILSERIEQGCKAKLRLNEAAIRLGAEQEAAGEKLAELQNSLAIKQQQQLAVQQEIAAQNTRNDQLIASIRQIEQQLAAGQEVTFDHLQQSVNERNNLHVQERDLAALSVRGNKLQEEYAGYRQQQCEVNTRKTELQQELHCLVTAQQALKRQAAALRQEIIPLENRFKVEAAKEQQLLGTVQETSSRLSVLTSMQYELEGFGRAIKGILKSRHSWRDGICGAVAQLITVPDKYVNAIEVALGGAQQHLVADTEQTAKQAIAFLKMQNLGRATFLPLNTIRLTRPREAELLAAGQSGALGFAADVVAVDERFRPVINYLLGRIIIAGTIDDALGIARNGGFSFRIVTLDGEIVNPGGSLTGGSVARKEASFMARTNEIGVLKQKLAVLQNKRLSCEQEKAALESAITGINSQITGLESQAGEAELRQAELTIYIDKAGSDAGRYELALKTLSAEIAECQQESSQCRQKIEDSKAAIALLANRDSSHKTQVADWQSELRAVKAEQQSVAEELTDAKIRVSVTTQDIAVTGSACEQYKQTLAALAADLARLRAEENQLQAEIGQAQAELVALAGRKENMQAAKGRLAEVRQVHYAAKLELLVNSQRLDKEIKELRRQSNDLQARLHETELLITKYSYEAATCNEQITGQMALTVEAARALKKSESIEQLLQMITHLERQIAALGPINPAAIDEHKRVQERYNFLQEQSNDLLQAKEYLTSVLKDIDSTMSRQFNTAFTLISQYFGEVFVRLFGGGRAELVLLEPGNILETGIDIIVQPPGKKLQNLALLSGGERALTVIALLFAILTYRPAPFCVVDEIDAALDEANVQRFSEFLRDYAQSTQFIVVTHRKGTMEAAGVLHGVTMEESGISRLISVKFMDKVG, from the coding sequence GTGTTGCTGCGCAGACTAGAGGCCTATGGCTTCAAATCATTTGCCGAAAGAACAGAATTAGAGTTTGGCCGGGGAATAACAGCGATTGTCGGTCCAAACGGCAGCGGTAAAAGCAATATTTCCGATGCCATTCGCTGGGCGCTTGGCGAGCAGAGCCTGCGGACCCTGCGGGGCACCAGGCTGGAAGATGTCATTTTTGTAGGCAGTGCTAACCGCAGGCCGCTGGGGGTAGCAGAGGTGTCATTGATCTTTGACAACACCGACGGGCGGCTGCCGTTAGACTTCAGTGAGGTGACCATTACCAGACGTGTATTTAGATCAGGCGACAGCGAATATTATATTAACAAAACGCCCTGCCGCCTTAAGGATATCCATGATATTCTGGCCGACACCGGGCTGGGCCGTGAGTCAATGACGGTGATCGGGCAGAACAAAGTTGATGAAATTTTGAGCAGCAAGCCGGAGGAACGGCGGCTCTTATTTGAAGAGGCAGCCGGTATAACTAAGTATAAACAACGTAAGCGGGAAGCCTTGCGTAAGCTGGATGATACCGAACAAAATCTCATCCGGGTCAGTGATATTACCTCAGAGCTGGAAAGCCAGCTGGAGCCGTTAAAGGAAAGCGCAGCCAGGACCGGCACTTTTAATAAGCTGAATGCTGAACTGATCGCCTGTCAGGCTACAGTACTGCTGGAACGCTTGAGCAAGGCAGAACGGCTGGTAGCAAGCGCCAACCTGGAGCAGACCCACTTAACCGACAGCAGCATTGCCGCCCAAACCCGGTTAACATCAACGGAAACCGCAAAGGAATCGCTGGTGCTGCAGGCGGCTCAAACCGATGCGCAAATTGCCCATACTGATAAAGAGATCAGTGAGGTCGCAACGGAAATAGAACGGCTTGATAGCCGGAGTGGAATATTGAGTGAACGAATTGAGCAGGGCTGTAAGGCTAAATTGCGTCTTAACGAGGCTGCCATACGGCTTGGGGCTGAACAGGAAGCGGCAGGGGAAAAGCTGGCTGAACTGCAGAACAGCCTGGCGATTAAACAGCAGCAGCAGCTTGCTGTTCAACAAGAGATAGCCGCTCAAAACACCCGTAATGATCAGCTTATTGCCAGTATCAGACAGATCGAGCAGCAATTAGCCGCCGGTCAGGAAGTGACATTTGACCATTTGCAGCAGTCTGTTAATGAACGTAACAACCTGCATGTACAGGAGCGTGACTTGGCGGCCTTATCCGTCCGGGGCAATAAGCTCCAGGAAGAATACGCCGGGTACCGGCAGCAACAGTGTGAGGTTAATACCAGGAAAACGGAGCTTCAGCAAGAATTGCATTGTCTTGTTACCGCCCAGCAGGCATTAAAAAGACAGGCGGCGGCCTTAAGGCAGGAGATAATTCCTCTGGAGAATCGTTTTAAAGTAGAGGCCGCAAAAGAACAGCAGTTGCTCGGAACAGTGCAGGAAACCTCTTCCCGGCTCAGCGTCCTGACAAGCATGCAATATGAATTAGAAGGATTCGGCCGGGCAATAAAAGGGATACTAAAAAGCCGCCATTCCTGGCGGGATGGCATTTGTGGCGCGGTTGCCCAGCTAATAACCGTTCCCGATAAATATGTCAATGCCATTGAGGTGGCACTCGGCGGGGCTCAGCAGCACCTTGTCGCTGATACGGAGCAAACCGCCAAGCAGGCTATTGCTTTTTTAAAAATGCAGAATCTGGGCCGGGCAACGTTTTTACCTTTAAATACAATCAGATTAACCAGACCCAGAGAGGCTGAGCTGCTGGCAGCCGGTCAGTCAGGCGCCCTTGGTTTTGCTGCTGATGTGGTTGCGGTTGATGAGCGGTTCCGGCCTGTAATCAATTATCTTTTAGGGCGGATCATTATTGCCGGCACCATTGATGATGCGCTTGGCATTGCCCGGAACGGCGGTTTTTCGTTCCGGATTGTTACGCTTGATGGGGAAATAGTTAATCCCGGGGGATCGCTGACAGGCGGCAGTGTGGCCAGAAAAGAAGCCAGCTTTATGGCCAGAACTAATGAAATTGGTGTACTTAAGCAGAAACTGGCGGTTTTGCAGAATAAAAGGCTGAGTTGTGAACAGGAAAAAGCAGCTTTAGAGAGTGCGATTACGGGGATTAATTCCCAAATTACCGGGCTTGAGTCCCAAGCCGGTGAGGCCGAGCTTCGCCAGGCCGAGTTGACTATTTATATAGATAAGGCTGGTTCTGATGCCGGCAGATATGAGCTGGCCCTCAAAACACTAAGTGCTGAAATTGCTGAGTGCCAGCAGGAAAGCAGCCAGTGCCGGCAAAAAATTGAAGATAGTAAGGCGGCGATTGCCTTACTGGCAAACCGGGACAGCAGTCATAAAACCCAGGTTGCTGACTGGCAAAGCGAGCTAAGGGCAGTTAAAGCTGAGCAGCAGTCTGTAGCCGAAGAGCTAACAGATGCCAAGATTAGAGTGAGCGTTACTACCCAGGACATAGCCGTTACCGGTTCAGCCTGTGAACAATATAAGCAGACCCTTGCTGCCCTGGCGGCTGACCTTGCCCGCCTGCGGGCAGAAGAAAACCAGCTTCAGGCTGAGATCGGACAAGCCCAGGCCGAACTTGTTGCCTTGGCGGGCCGCAAAGAAAATATGCAGGCGGCCAAAGGCCGGTTGGCGGAAGTACGCCAGGTGCATTATGCCGCAAAACTGGAATTGCTGGTAAATAGCCAGCGATTAGATAAAGAGATAAAAGAGCTGCGCCGGCAAAGCAACGATTTACAGGCCCGCCTGCATGAAACAGAGCTGCTCATCACTAAATACAGCTATGAAGCAGCCACGTGTAATGAGCAGATCACCGGGCAAATGGCCTTAACGGTTGAAGCAGCCAGGGCCTTGAAAAAATCAGAGTCTATTGAACAATTATTGCAAATGATAACTCATCTTGAACGTCAAATTGCTGCCCTTGGACCGATTAATCCGGCAGCTATTGATGAACATAAACGGGTTCAGGAACGGTATAATTTCTTGCAGGAGCAGTCGAATGATTTGCTGCAGGCCAAGGAATATTTGACATCAGTCCTTAAAGATATTGACTCCACTATGTCGCGCCAGTTTAACACCGCGTTTACATTGATAAGCCAATATTTCGGTGAGGTGTTTGTTCGCTTGTTTGGTGGCGGCCGGGCCGAGCTTGTCTTGCTTGAGCCAGGCAATATCCTGGAGACCGGAATCGATATTATTGTGCAGCCGCCGGGCAAGAAATTGCAGAACCTGGCCCTGTTATCAGGCGGCGAGAGGGCACTTACCGTAATTGCCCTCTTATTTGCCATATTAACATACCGGCCGGCCCCGTTTTGTGTAGTGGATGAAATCGACGCAGCGCTTGATGAAGCCAATGTCCAGCGCTTTAGTGAATTTTTACGGGACTACGCGCAAAGTACCCAGTTTATTGTCGTGACTCACCGTAAGGGGACTATGGAAGCTGCCGGTGTCCTCCATGGTGTCACCATGGAGGAGTCGGGAATATCCCGGCTGATTTCAGTAAAGTTTATGGATAAAGTCGGGTAA
- the ftsY gene encoding signal recognition particle-docking protein FtsY produces the protein MGFFNKLKAGLEKTRKSFTEKIEQLVIGYATIDDEFLDDVEAVLLSADVGVPTTATLMAEIRNGIKSKEINSPDDLKPFLQTKISAMLLDKAVAEPISHKPPVVMLIVGVNGVGKTTTIGKLASYYQEEGKKVLIAAADTFRAAAIDQLEVWGQRTGTEVIKHAEGSDPAAVAFDAVQAAKARKVDIIIIDTAGRLHTKSNLMEELKKINRVIAKEIPEAPHETLLVLDATTGQNAINQAKLFGDAVTLSGVVLTKLDGTAKGGVVIAINNELSLPVKWIGVGEGVNDLRPFAAAEFAGALFADK, from the coding sequence ATGGGTTTCTTTAATAAATTAAAGGCAGGCCTGGAAAAAACCAGAAAGAGTTTTACTGAGAAAATCGAGCAGTTGGTGATTGGTTATGCCACCATCGATGATGAATTTCTTGATGATGTTGAGGCCGTATTGCTGTCGGCTGATGTGGGCGTACCTACTACTGCCACCTTGATGGCAGAAATCCGCAATGGTATTAAGAGTAAAGAGATTAATTCGCCTGATGACCTAAAACCCTTTTTACAAACAAAAATCAGTGCCATGCTGCTGGACAAAGCCGTAGCTGAACCGATTTCCCATAAACCGCCGGTGGTAATGCTGATTGTTGGTGTAAATGGTGTGGGCAAAACCACTACCATTGGTAAACTAGCCAGTTATTATCAGGAAGAGGGAAAAAAAGTTCTTATTGCCGCTGCCGATACCTTCCGGGCGGCGGCTATCGACCAGCTTGAGGTCTGGGGGCAGCGTACCGGTACAGAAGTGATTAAGCATGCCGAAGGCTCTGATCCTGCGGCTGTGGCTTTTGATGCCGTCCAGGCCGCAAAAGCCCGAAAAGTGGATATCATTATTATTGATACCGCCGGCCGCCTGCATACTAAATCAAACCTGATGGAAGAACTAAAAAAGATAAACAGGGTAATTGCCAAAGAAATTCCGGAGGCACCGCATGAAACCTTATTGGTACTTGACGCTACTACCGGGCAAAATGCGATAAACCAGGCCAAGCTGTTTGGCGATGCGGTGACATTATCAGGGGTAGTACTTACGAAATTAGACGGGACGGCCAAAGGCGGGGTTGTCATTGCTATTAATAATGAACTTAGTTTGCCTGTTAAATGGATAGGGGTGGGGGAAGGCGTAAATGATCTCCGGCCCTTTGCTGCTGCCGAGTTTGCCGGTGCCCTATTTGCCGACAAGTAA
- the ylxM gene encoding YlxM family DNA-binding protein, translating to MDRMLNKVLRVGQLYDFYNALLTDKQRECLNMHYLQDLSLAEIADEFGVSRQAVHDILRRAERTLEEYEKKLGLAARYSEERRLIAAVVSSLGQLPPTIRNLPELSQALRQLHSLLEDTREV from the coding sequence ATGGATCGCATGTTGAATAAAGTGCTACGGGTGGGGCAGCTTTACGATTTTTATAACGCACTGTTAACTGATAAACAGCGGGAATGCCTAAATATGCATTATCTGCAGGACCTATCACTGGCTGAAATAGCGGATGAGTTCGGTGTATCCCGTCAGGCTGTTCATGACATCTTGCGACGGGCTGAACGCACCTTAGAGGAATACGAAAAAAAACTTGGTCTGGCTGCCCGTTACAGCGAGGAACGCAGGCTAATTGCTGCCGTTGTCAGCAGCTTGGGACAGCTACCGCCTACAATACGGAATCTGCCTGAATTGAGTCAGGCCCTGAGGCAGTTACATTCATTGCTGGAAGACACCCGGGAGGTGTGA
- the ffh gene encoding signal recognition particle protein gives MVFESLADKLQQTFKKLRGRGKLSETDVTDALKEVRMALLEADVNFKVVKDLVAKIKERAIGQEVLDSLTPAQHVIKIVNEELTNLMGGTQSRIAIASRPPTVIMLVGLQGAGKTTTAGKLAHLLKRQGKRPLMVAADIYRPAAIKQLEVLGEKLEVPVFTLGQENPVNIAKKAVDQALMMARDIVIIDTAGRLHINEELMNELKSIKQTVKPHEILLVVDAMTGQDAVNVAESFNNELGLDGIILTKLDGDARGGAALSIKAVTGQPIKFAGMGEKLDALEPFHPDRMASRILGMGDVLSFIEKAESAINLEKAQEMQKKLRKEAFTLDDFLEQIEQVRNLGPLDQILGMIPGMGKLKQLQGMDMDDKEIKHIIAIIRSMTAKERRDPAIINGSRRKRIALGSGTRVQDVNRLLKQFGEAKKMMKRIQEMQKSGKKPSFKLPFMR, from the coding sequence ATGGTTTTTGAGAGCTTGGCCGATAAACTTCAGCAAACTTTTAAAAAGCTGCGGGGCAGAGGTAAATTGTCGGAAACTGATGTTACCGATGCCCTCAAAGAGGTGCGGATGGCCCTCTTGGAGGCTGATGTCAACTTTAAAGTAGTAAAAGATTTAGTGGCTAAAATTAAAGAACGGGCCATTGGGCAAGAGGTGCTTGACAGCCTGACGCCTGCCCAACACGTCATAAAAATTGTCAACGAGGAACTTACCAACCTGATGGGGGGGACGCAAAGCCGTATTGCCATTGCCTCGCGGCCGCCAACGGTTATTATGCTGGTCGGTTTGCAGGGGGCAGGCAAGACCACAACAGCCGGTAAGCTGGCCCATCTGTTAAAGCGCCAGGGCAAACGGCCGCTCATGGTAGCAGCCGATATCTATCGCCCGGCGGCGATAAAGCAGCTGGAGGTTTTAGGCGAGAAGCTTGAAGTTCCAGTATTTACGCTCGGGCAGGAGAATCCGGTTAACATTGCTAAAAAAGCAGTTGACCAGGCGCTGATGATGGCCCGTGATATCGTGATTATTGATACTGCCGGCCGGCTGCATATTAATGAAGAGCTGATGAATGAGCTCAAGTCGATCAAGCAGACGGTTAAGCCCCATGAAATCCTGCTGGTGGTTGACGCTATGACCGGTCAGGATGCAGTGAATGTTGCCGAGTCTTTTAATAATGAGCTTGGGCTGGATGGTATTATTCTGACTAAGCTTGACGGTGATGCCCGTGGTGGTGCTGCCTTGTCAATCAAGGCCGTTACCGGTCAGCCGATCAAGTTTGCCGGTATGGGCGAAAAACTTGATGCTCTGGAACCATTTCATCCGGACCGTATGGCTTCGCGCATTTTGGGAATGGGTGATGTTCTCAGTTTTATTGAAAAGGCTGAGTCGGCCATAAATCTGGAAAAAGCCCAGGAAATGCAGAAGAAACTGAGGAAAGAAGCGTTTACTCTGGATGATTTCCTGGAACAGATTGAACAGGTCCGAAACTTGGGACCCCTTGATCAGATTCTCGGCATGATTCCCGGTATGGGTAAGCTGAAACAGCTGCAGGGGATGGATATGGATGATAAAGAAATAAAGCATATTATTGCGATTATCCGTTCAATGACGGCGAAGGAGCGGCGGGACCCGGCGATTATTAACGGCAGCCGGCGCAAGCGTATCGCGCTGGGCAGCGGTACCCGCGTTCAGGATGTTAACAGACTGCTTAAGCAGTTTGGT